The Pyruvatibacter sp. HU-CL02332 genome includes a window with the following:
- a CDS encoding potassium transporter TrkG, with the protein MFAIIGIVLAASLSVIALAHLLPVLVAVSAGDNDQAIVFAMTGLLTAFIAGALGFATGGQKHRPVVAERLTALSIVWLIVPGFAAIAFVGVDPKTLYVDAYFDAVSALTTTGSISLINELSSAPAVMIWRATLQWIGGYATLLMSMLVLAQLGLAGLSLRRAPIPPGDTSGPFGRYWPAMVALGLVYGSVTLAGVIGLLVGGMALVPAIGLAFSAAATGGLMPNGGTVVTSISVFSGIVVATLLLLGATNYLRHAGLVRRSPRTYWEDPEFRYMVLGITVGGIVLAGLVAITSGASLPLINAIMWMLSLLSTSVFAVDEAGFGSIPLLVALAVVFVGGSTMSTAGGLKLMRIAILMKQGSREIARLSHPHGIVHTDFGGRSFTMPLMRGVWTMFVLMLVFALLTALALTVLGVPFEHAITASIGALSNAGPVLGFATSIDGAPIGVGSSEVYAAMPATAKLVLSLAMVAGRVELLAFVGVVTALTTQDS; encoded by the coding sequence ATGTTCGCCATTATCGGCATTGTTCTCGCAGCTTCTCTTTCGGTGATTGCGCTCGCGCATTTGCTGCCGGTGCTTGTCGCTGTATCCGCAGGTGACAATGACCAGGCAATTGTATTTGCCATGACCGGGCTACTGACGGCGTTTATTGCTGGTGCCTTGGGTTTTGCAACAGGTGGGCAGAAACATCGACCTGTTGTGGCGGAAAGACTGACGGCACTTTCCATCGTCTGGCTCATTGTGCCCGGCTTTGCCGCCATTGCGTTTGTCGGGGTTGATCCAAAGACGCTTTATGTGGATGCCTATTTTGATGCGGTGTCCGCATTGACAACAACAGGATCCATTTCGCTGATCAATGAGTTGTCGTCTGCGCCCGCTGTCATGATTTGGCGCGCGACCCTGCAGTGGATTGGCGGGTATGCGACTCTTTTGATGTCTATGCTCGTGCTCGCGCAGCTTGGTCTTGCAGGATTGTCACTACGCCGGGCACCCATTCCCCCCGGTGATACATCCGGACCTTTCGGGCGGTATTGGCCCGCAATGGTGGCGCTGGGTTTGGTTTACGGCAGTGTGACCCTTGCCGGTGTCATTGGTCTGCTGGTTGGTGGCATGGCTTTGGTGCCAGCCATTGGTTTGGCTTTCTCCGCTGCAGCAACCGGGGGACTGATGCCCAATGGTGGTACGGTTGTGACATCGATCAGCGTCTTTTCGGGCATTGTTGTAGCAACGCTCTTGTTGCTTGGTGCCACCAATTATCTGCGTCACGCGGGACTGGTTCGAAGATCGCCGCGTACCTATTGGGAAGATCCTGAGTTCCGGTACATGGTCCTCGGTATCACTGTTGGTGGTATCGTACTTGCGGGACTTGTTGCCATCACGTCGGGTGCAAGTCTCCCGCTGATCAATGCAATCATGTGGATGCTGTCTCTCCTTTCAACGTCGGTGTTTGCCGTCGACGAAGCAGGCTTTGGCAGCATTCCCCTTCTTGTCGCTCTTGCAGTTGTGTTCGTTGGTGGCAGCACCATGTCGACAGCTGGCGGGCTCAAGCTCATGCGCATCGCGATATTGATGAAACAGGGATCTCGGGAGATCGCCCGACTGTCTCACCCCCACGGCATTGTTCATACCGATTTTGGTGGGCGCTCTTTCACCATGCCCTTGATGCGAGGCGTGTGGACCATGTTTGTGCTGATGCTGGTCTTTGCCCTGTTGACGGCACTTGCTCTGACGGTGCTGGGCGTTCCATTTGAGCATGCGATCACAGCCTCAATTGGTGCGCTCTCCAATGCAGGCCCTGTCCTTGGTTTTGCGACCAGTATCGACGGCGCTCCGATTGGTGTTGGCAGTTCGGAAGTCTATGCAGCCATGCCGGCGACAGCAAAGCTGGTGCTGAGCCTCGCAATGGTCGCGGGCCGTGTGGAGCTTCTGGCATTTGTCGGTGTTGTCACGGCCCTGACAACACAGGACAGTTAG
- the ntrC gene encoding nitrogen regulation protein NR(I) → MPSETILIADDDGAIRTVLNQALGRAGFDVRSTGNASTLWRWVNQGEGDLIITDVVMPDENAFDLIPRIKKLRPDLPIIVMSAQNTLMTAITAAERGAYEYLPKPFDLNELTGIVRRALSQPKAAAPKRETTEEEDRIPLIGRSAAMQEIYRVMARLVGTDLTVMIIGESGTGKELVAKALHDYGKRRNGPFVAINMAAIPRELIESELFGHEKGSFTGASGKGVGRFEQAEGGTLFLDEIGDMPMDAQTRLLRVLQEGEYTTVGGRSPIKTDVRIVAATNRDLRQLINQGLFREDLFYRLNVVPIRLPPLRERSEDIPDLVRHFLTLCEEEGLPSKSIDNSALDLMRRHRWPGNVRELENMVRRLAALYTEDTITSEVIQTELAEPSVSHELSEVAEDENMGAAIERHLQRYFSEHGDALPPPGLYDRILKELERPLISISLGATRGNQIKAAHLLGLNRNTLRKKIRDLDIQVVRGIR, encoded by the coding sequence ATGCCCAGTGAAACGATCCTTATCGCGGATGATGACGGCGCCATCCGCACAGTGCTCAATCAGGCGCTCGGCCGTGCGGGGTTCGATGTTCGCTCAACGGGCAATGCCTCCACACTGTGGCGTTGGGTGAACCAGGGCGAGGGTGACCTCATCATCACCGATGTGGTGATGCCGGATGAAAATGCATTTGATCTCATTCCCAGAATTAAGAAACTGCGACCAGATCTGCCGATCATCGTGATGAGCGCGCAGAATACGCTCATGACGGCCATCACCGCGGCAGAGCGCGGTGCCTATGAATACCTGCCCAAACCCTTTGATCTAAATGAGCTCACAGGCATTGTGCGCCGCGCACTCTCGCAGCCAAAGGCGGCTGCGCCCAAGCGTGAAACAACCGAAGAAGAAGATCGGATTCCGCTCATCGGTCGTTCGGCCGCCATGCAGGAAATCTATCGGGTTATGGCGCGTCTGGTAGGTACAGACCTGACAGTCATGATCATCGGTGAAAGCGGGACCGGCAAAGAGCTGGTGGCCAAGGCGCTTCACGACTACGGCAAGCGTCGCAATGGACCGTTTGTGGCCATCAATATGGCGGCTATTCCTCGTGAACTTATCGAGTCAGAACTCTTCGGCCACGAGAAGGGGTCCTTTACCGGCGCGAGTGGCAAAGGCGTTGGTCGCTTTGAGCAGGCGGAAGGCGGCACCCTCTTTTTGGATGAAATTGGCGACATGCCGATGGATGCCCAGACCCGCCTGCTACGTGTGTTGCAGGAAGGCGAGTACACGACTGTCGGCGGACGTTCGCCAATCAAGACAGATGTACGCATCGTTGCCGCAACAAACCGCGATCTGCGGCAGCTCATAAATCAGGGGCTTTTCCGAGAAGACCTGTTCTACCGGTTGAATGTTGTACCCATCCGACTGCCGCCTCTGCGAGAGCGCTCTGAGGACATTCCCGATCTGGTCCGGCACTTCCTTACGCTGTGCGAAGAAGAAGGCCTGCCGTCCAAAAGCATCGATAATTCTGCGCTTGATCTCATGCGCAGACATCGCTGGCCGGGCAATGTGCGTGAACTGGAAAACATGGTTCGCCGTCTCGCCGCGCTTTACACCGAAGACACCATCACGTCAGAGGTGATCCAGACGGAACTGGCTGAACCGTCTGTCTCACACGAATTGTCTGAAGTTGCTGAGGATGAAAATATGGGGGCCGCAATCGAACGGCACCTGCAAAGGTACTTTTCTGAGCATGGTGACGCCCTGCCACCTCCAGGTCTCTACGACCGTATTCTCAAGGAGTTGGAGCGGCCACTGATCTCAATCTCCCTGGGGGCTACTCGGGGAAACCAGATAAAGGCGGCGCACCTACTGGGCCTAAACCGCAACACACTGCGCAAGAAGATTCGAGATCTCGATATTCAGGTCGTTCGTGGAATTCGTTAA
- a CDS encoding PAS domain-containing sensor histidine kinase, with the protein MASTGSMTQRKDSYRTARARVGWWLKRIQWPTILGIGLAIAAVVSGAATYIALTGATDFEPTRLQAIGLLLVNLAIVLTLFALIAYRLVRLWIARRAGSAGARLHVRLVAMFSFVAVMPAIIVAVFAATTLDRSLDSWFSERTRTIIANASSVAEAYLSEHQQVLRADALAMASDVNRSASLYMSNRQRFREVLTTQIALRSLSGGFVANSNGQLLEYAEGSAQTRIAPPSPETLNELGEGEVHLIASEGGDQVQALVRLSSFDDAFLLVFRIVDARVIDHLARTRTAAAEYANLESRRYTVQLTFALIYVIVALLVLLAAIWLGLWAANRMVAPIGELVGAAERVSDGDLTTRVEVANDADEITALGRTFNRMTGQLQSQRNELMEANHQLDRRRRFTETVLSGVSAGVIGLDAKGRIDLVNRSCLNLLGRTRDELVGQPLVATVPETAIYVRQAMARNDRPSEGQITLEQEDGSERTLTVRVASEKSGDGSHGYVVTLDDISELVSAQRASAWADIARRIAHEIKNPLTPIQLSAERLKRKYGKHIENDPEVFEQCTNTIIRQVGDLGRMVDEFSSFARMPTAVMARADIGELVREAVFLQRVAAPHIEFDVEGADAPIMVECDRRLIGQALTNLIKNASEAIQSRHQAEGSEPEEGEDRIVVSLDDSAEMISLSVADTGIGLPRGERYRLLEPYVTHRDKGTGLGLAIVKKIMEDHSGNLLLEDAPWVADGGHGASIRLLLPRTQATENDQSTNEIEINDDAEVPFGQSASMSD; encoded by the coding sequence ATGGCGTCCACAGGCTCGATGACGCAGCGCAAAGACAGCTACCGCACCGCGAGAGCACGTGTGGGGTGGTGGCTCAAACGCATCCAGTGGCCAACGATACTCGGCATCGGCCTCGCAATCGCGGCAGTTGTCAGCGGTGCGGCCACCTACATCGCTCTTACGGGGGCGACTGATTTTGAGCCCACGCGACTGCAGGCCATTGGGCTGCTTCTCGTCAATCTGGCTATCGTCCTCACACTTTTCGCGCTGATCGCCTACAGACTTGTGCGCTTGTGGATTGCTCGACGGGCGGGCAGCGCCGGTGCACGGCTGCATGTACGCCTCGTTGCCATGTTCAGCTTCGTTGCGGTCATGCCCGCCATCATCGTCGCCGTGTTTGCGGCCACGACCTTGGACCGCAGTCTGGATTCCTGGTTCTCAGAGCGGACGCGCACAATCATTGCCAATGCCTCAAGTGTGGCAGAGGCATATCTCAGCGAACATCAGCAGGTTTTGCGTGCCGATGCGCTTGCAATGGCGAGCGACGTAAACCGCAGTGCCTCTCTCTACATGTCCAACCGCCAGCGTTTCCGTGAAGTACTGACAACGCAGATCGCCCTGCGGTCTCTTTCCGGTGGGTTTGTCGCAAACTCCAACGGTCAGTTGTTGGAGTATGCCGAAGGGTCAGCACAGACACGCATTGCTCCGCCATCTCCGGAAACACTGAATGAGTTGGGTGAAGGCGAAGTACATCTCATTGCCAGCGAGGGCGGTGACCAGGTCCAGGCACTGGTACGCCTCTCCAGTTTTGATGACGCGTTTCTTCTGGTCTTCCGCATCGTCGATGCACGGGTGATTGATCATCTTGCAAGGACGCGGACAGCCGCTGCTGAATACGCAAATCTGGAAAGCCGTCGTTACACCGTGCAACTGACCTTTGCGCTGATTTACGTGATCGTTGCACTGTTGGTTCTGCTCGCGGCGATCTGGCTTGGGTTGTGGGCTGCAAATCGGATGGTCGCACCGATCGGTGAACTTGTGGGTGCTGCGGAGCGGGTGTCCGATGGCGATCTGACCACCCGGGTAGAAGTCGCAAACGATGCCGACGAAATTACGGCACTGGGCCGCACCTTCAATCGCATGACCGGGCAGCTGCAGAGTCAGCGCAATGAGCTGATGGAAGCAAACCATCAGCTCGACCGACGTCGCCGGTTTACGGAAACGGTCCTGTCCGGCGTCAGTGCGGGTGTAATCGGACTCGATGCCAAGGGGCGCATCGACCTCGTCAATCGCAGTTGCCTCAATTTGCTTGGCCGAACACGCGACGAGCTTGTGGGTCAGCCGCTTGTGGCCACGGTTCCCGAAACAGCGATTTATGTGCGGCAGGCCATGGCGCGTAACGACAGACCGTCGGAAGGGCAGATTACGCTTGAGCAAGAAGACGGTAGTGAGCGGACGTTGACCGTGCGTGTGGCATCCGAAAAATCCGGCGACGGGTCACATGGCTATGTCGTGACGCTTGATGATATTTCCGAGTTGGTATCCGCGCAGCGTGCATCTGCATGGGCGGACATTGCCCGCCGCATCGCCCATGAAATCAAAAACCCGCTGACACCCATTCAGCTTTCTGCTGAGCGACTCAAACGTAAATACGGCAAACACATCGAGAATGATCCTGAGGTGTTTGAACAATGTACCAATACGATCATACGACAGGTCGGTGATCTTGGTCGGATGGTCGATGAGTTTTCGTCATTCGCGCGCATGCCAACTGCTGTCATGGCGCGGGCTGATATTGGAGAACTCGTGAGGGAAGCCGTGTTCCTGCAACGCGTGGCCGCTCCCCACATTGAGTTTGATGTCGAGGGTGCAGATGCCCCGATCATGGTCGAGTGTGATCGTCGTTTGATCGGTCAGGCGCTTACCAATCTGATCAAGAACGCATCTGAGGCTATTCAGTCGCGGCACCAGGCTGAAGGTTCCGAGCCGGAAGAAGGTGAGGACCGTATTGTTGTATCCCTCGATGACAGCGCCGAGATGATTTCGCTCAGCGTGGCTGATACCGGCATTGGGTTGCCGCGCGGCGAACGCTATCGGCTGCTTGAGCCATATGTGACGCACCGCGACAAGGGTACGGGCCTTGGCCTCGCGATCGTGAAGAAGATCATGGAAGACCACTCCGGAAACTTGCTGCTGGAAGATGCGCCATGGGTTGCCGATGGCGGTCATGGCGCCAGCATTCGCCTGCTGCTTCCGCGCACCCAGGCGACCGAGAACGATCAATCTACGAATGAAATTGAAATCAATGATGATGCAGAAGTGCCCTTCGGGCAAAGCGCATCTATGTCTGATTAA
- a CDS encoding sigma-54 dependent transcriptional regulator, which yields MASDILIVDDELDIRELMAGILDDEGYETRLAGNSDETLKAIQARVPRMVLLDVWLQGSRMDGLDLLDAIKEKHPDLPVVVISGHGNVETAVTAIKKGAYDYIEKPFKADRLVLIVQRAIEASKLKRENEQLRQRTGDEAELVGVSSGVNQLRQMVDRIAPTNSRVLISGPSGSGKEVVARMLHARSLRSGGSFVAINAATMSPDRMEEELFGTEADAGRAAKVGVFEQAHKGTLFLDEVADMPLETQGKILRVLVDQTFERVGGGPRVQVDVRVVSSSSRDLTTEIAAGRFREDLYHRLNVVPISVPALSERREDIPLLAEHFMEHIANSTGLSVRKIGEDALAALQAHDWPGNVRQLRNNIERLLILASGEKEGAITADMLPSEVARTTPQVGEGEAGQNIMALPLREARESFERQYLLAQIRRFGGNISRTAAFIGMERSALHRKLKSLGVTTSNRSELSA from the coding sequence ATGGCGTCAGATATTCTCATTGTTGATGATGAGCTCGACATTCGGGAGCTTATGGCCGGCATCCTGGATGATGAAGGCTACGAAACCCGTCTTGCAGGCAACAGCGATGAAACGCTGAAGGCAATTCAGGCGCGTGTGCCACGCATGGTTCTGCTGGATGTCTGGTTACAGGGCAGCCGCATGGATGGGCTGGATTTGCTGGATGCGATCAAGGAGAAGCACCCGGACCTTCCGGTGGTTGTGATTTCTGGCCACGGCAATGTTGAAACTGCCGTAACCGCCATCAAAAAGGGTGCCTATGACTACATCGAAAAACCCTTCAAAGCAGATCGGCTTGTCCTGATCGTTCAGCGTGCGATCGAAGCGTCAAAGCTGAAGCGGGAAAATGAGCAGCTTCGTCAGCGGACCGGTGACGAAGCGGAGCTTGTGGGTGTGTCTTCCGGCGTCAATCAGTTGCGGCAGATGGTGGATCGGATTGCGCCCACAAACAGCCGGGTGCTGATCAGCGGACCATCGGGGTCAGGCAAAGAAGTGGTGGCGCGAATGCTTCACGCCCGCTCGCTTCGTTCAGGCGGCAGCTTTGTGGCAATCAATGCCGCGACCATGTCTCCGGACCGCATGGAGGAAGAACTCTTTGGGACCGAGGCTGACGCAGGCCGCGCGGCCAAGGTTGGCGTGTTTGAGCAGGCCCATAAGGGCACTTTGTTCCTCGATGAAGTTGCTGACATGCCGCTTGAGACCCAGGGAAAAATTCTGCGCGTTCTGGTGGACCAGACATTTGAACGTGTTGGCGGCGGTCCGCGCGTGCAGGTTGATGTTCGTGTGGTGTCGTCCTCAAGTCGTGACCTGACCACGGAAATTGCCGCAGGCCGCTTCCGGGAGGATCTGTATCACCGGCTCAACGTTGTGCCGATTTCCGTTCCTGCTTTGTCAGAACGCCGCGAGGACATTCCGCTTCTTGCAGAGCACTTCATGGAACACATTGCCAATTCAACCGGTCTGTCGGTCCGCAAGATTGGTGAAGATGCTCTTGCCGCGCTGCAGGCACATGACTGGCCGGGCAATGTGCGTCAATTGCGAAACAACATTGAACGCCTTCTGATCCTTGCTTCGGGCGAAAAGGAAGGTGCCATCACGGCCGACATGTTGCCGTCCGAAGTTGCACGAACCACACCCCAGGTGGGTGAGGGCGAAGCGGGCCAGAACATCATGGCATTGCCGTTGCGCGAAGCGCGGGAGAGTTTCGAGCGCCAATATCTGCTTGCACAGATCAGGCGCTTTGGCGGAAATATCTCTCGTACTGCAGCCTTTATCGGGATGGAACGCTCAGCCCTTCATCGCAAACTGAAGTCTTTGGGCGTAACCACTTCAAATAGATCCGAACTGAGCGCCTGA
- the trkA gene encoding Trk system potassium transporter TrkA has translation MKVIVCGAGQVGSGIARQLSNEHNDVTVIDNSPDLIQQMADNLDVRTVVGYASHPDVLERAGAREADMVIAVTFADEVNMVACQVAHSIFNVPTKIARIRAQSYLRPMWQDLFTRDHMPIDVIISPELEVGRDVMRRLEMPGALEAIPFGDTHITFLGIALEDDCPVVNTPLRQLTELFPDLNAVVTGIQRGERLFVPDSEDQMMVGDVAYVVTDTTQSARVLSLFGHEEQAARRVVIVGAGNIGRHVAAELENSHTSVKVKIIEADKQKAVLAADELSRTVVLNGDALDEEVLREAGASQAETILALTNDDKVNILSCVMAKQLGCERSVSLINNRGYSGLINPMGVDAFVNPRATTVSTVLRHVRRGRIRGVSSVQDGKAEVIEAEALATSTLVGRPLRDADLPSGIRLGAVLRGTEVIVPRGDTEIQAGDRVIIFAMADEVRRVERMFRVSIEFF, from the coding sequence ATGAAAGTTATCGTTTGTGGCGCAGGGCAGGTTGGTTCCGGCATTGCGCGGCAGCTCTCCAATGAGCACAACGATGTAACCGTCATCGATAATTCGCCAGATCTCATTCAGCAGATGGCGGACAATCTTGATGTGCGCACTGTCGTTGGATACGCGTCTCATCCTGATGTGCTGGAACGCGCCGGTGCCCGGGAAGCTGACATGGTGATCGCCGTAACGTTCGCGGATGAAGTCAACATGGTGGCCTGCCAGGTTGCGCACTCGATCTTCAATGTTCCCACCAAGATTGCTCGCATCCGGGCCCAGAGCTATCTGCGCCCGATGTGGCAGGATCTGTTTACGCGCGATCACATGCCCATCGATGTGATCATTTCACCTGAACTTGAAGTGGGCCGTGATGTGATGCGGCGTCTCGAGATGCCCGGTGCTTTGGAAGCCATTCCATTTGGTGACACTCACATCACGTTCCTCGGCATTGCGCTGGAAGATGATTGTCCGGTCGTAAATACGCCTCTTCGCCAACTGACCGAGCTGTTTCCGGATCTCAATGCGGTTGTTACGGGTATTCAACGTGGCGAGCGGCTCTTCGTGCCGGACTCAGAAGATCAGATGATGGTCGGCGATGTCGCTTATGTTGTGACGGATACGACGCAAAGTGCGCGCGTCCTGTCGCTCTTTGGTCATGAAGAGCAGGCCGCACGCCGTGTCGTGATTGTTGGCGCAGGCAACATCGGCAGACATGTGGCAGCTGAGCTTGAAAATTCACACACCAGTGTGAAAGTAAAAATAATTGAGGCTGACAAACAAAAAGCCGTGTTGGCAGCTGACGAGTTATCCCGGACCGTTGTGCTGAACGGTGACGCACTTGATGAAGAAGTGTTGCGTGAAGCAGGTGCCAGTCAGGCGGAAACAATCCTGGCACTGACCAATGACGACAAGGTCAATATTCTGAGTTGCGTGATGGCCAAGCAACTTGGGTGCGAGCGGTCGGTGTCGCTGATTAACAATCGCGGTTACTCCGGTTTGATCAATCCGATGGGGGTCGACGCATTCGTCAACCCGCGTGCCACGACGGTCTCAACCGTACTCCGTCATGTCAGGCGTGGGCGCATCCGCGGCGTTTCATCTGTGCAGGATGGCAAGGCGGAGGTGATTGAGGCCGAAGCCCTTGCGACATCGACCCTTGTCGGGCGGCCTTTGCGGGATGCAGATCTGCCATCAGGCATACGCCTGGGCGCTGTTCTGCGCGGAACAGAAGTAATCGTTCCGCGTGGTGATACTGAAATTCAGGCTGGTGATCGGGTCATCATTTTTGCCATGGCTGATGAAGTGCGACGTGTGGAACGCATGTTCCGTGTGAGCATCGAGTTCTTCTAG